In Saprospiraceae bacterium, a genomic segment contains:
- a CDS encoding VCBS repeat-containing protein: MYRYLCSLVISLSIVWNTNDIIFAQSQLSAYTSTLNGAFKVNQNGGSTYSINISVPPGTNNAAPQLTINYNSQGGNGILGQGMSLSGIQSINRTGATYQQDGFKSGINYNAYDRFSLGSSRLMKVSSTGDGYFSSGAVYHTEIESWTKIVANGNCGQGPCSFTVTDKEGNVYEYGNTDDSQVFACGSLFSSGNKAGSINSWFINKQTDLNGNQIQFSYTENPQTVSGTPITNTANKGVSYPDIISYTINEKANLPAQRLVCFYYEPRPDTAVHYLGGGLMQTMARLSKIRTFIIDEKNDTTLITEYQIVYQTNTPLNISRVAQIKEVGANGVVYAADAYDWTNGLQQMIKQSFSYPGSYTETGFEGDFNADGRTDLLINNNGKISSIYLASEGGFHNSPLDTTIILSNFEFIADFNGDGRTDVFTGSSAAANLFLSTGTSFNRISIQTDSIKWPSTSCSSCFWSADFNGDGKSDLLSISGIEAYISFSKGNGFTAFYPFQFPALNVGKNLISDFNGDGLADFLAAGVDSIYLSNWSIAKGFLPGIYANTHFDNNSSYFFSDFNGDNLADLVGQTGQVFSIYLSNGYGIQSGVPINTGSINMENSWLGDYNADGMMDLLSGSGSTYGIYYSNGFNFSFWPLTGFNFANQSIWVGDFNGDGLTDVFNANTQSLYLITDSSKTYKNYNQLPNMIWLFSNGVGGNIELKYQPISNDTIYTKSLISETAEGLTFGRGIFNSFNALNLSPVQGSNYPMRFTQNGMYVVTAYAQTDGLGNRYPYQYHYEGAKVDILGVGWLGFKINTRIDSSAQNVSKTNNLQHFPFTGNQESTLLTDLEGNILRTSRNYYSDSISADYSNGKIYHITVDKSRKSYFDNNTYKYTTGYNYQYDPYGNKTLTTDLGDTAQSKNVVNTLATYLNDTEDWHIGYQLTNVNASDPKGMHVLNATTYTYDSITFNQTSSSQWLNTNNIWLTQQTGFDLCGNQKYNINIAGDTSFIQYDSFYNTFPISRISPPNQWGEKLVVKTFYNPAFGKVSQAIDANSNIFQIQLDALGRDSLILGPDTSGVMTILAKLLYVPDSIGYQVQKAERNDWAGQSWNVSSQYYDGMLRNYLNTQSDQNGETILQQTTYNGHGKIIRQSTPYLKTNLALYSYRTYDPNGRISSLTYPKSNTESVTSKWAYNGKQVTYFDAVGSQDSSSSIYYFDYFNSSKRIVRHNNQSRQNTIFTYDLLGNQISITDPGGLTTAQTYNSLSKLTSTHNPSSGNDSLIYNYNLQQIILIKNNQDTIVNTYDNLNRLLLQSKGKVVLYQFDYDLPESKNGKSKLCSVFAPQERITYSYQYNSYNQNIKSTLKLKNVLYSEAFFFNPNQSTSNIIYPDSSVMSYSYYPNQQLKEISMADHANGFKSKHYLNYLQYDAEGNQLSIQYGNQVVRNADYLAYGKLNQYDITDAQGKQILNLDYIWNDANQLVSIQDSINSDFSQHFSYQPTGRLDTAVGKYGKNIFTYDLSGNLLGKDSIQFAYKNYQVTNGIKNGKQVFTAKYDVKGNLQQRSRILKGDSSALSYDYDVFNRLIRIRQKKDTLFIFLYNYNGQRIGKVDVQNKETTLYISPYYEISMTPDSTYYTKYVVSPTNIVAAVTQVKSKKSNFKNTRTTYYHQNFVNTTSLTTNEQGSLSTQIHYTPFGEQYAITGTGKVRYTFGSKELDKTGLYYFNARYYDPVTTRFISADDRPGGGMTQTDAYNYYAYTLNNPIKYYDPSGHDVLSDFAILMVIGVEVGADILTDGALTPEEAVLDEAALDAKGAEEVGGDFLKALKKSKGTVVSDEQRVSIYKAKRSVVSEADSGDDNAFMQRYSRKPSGECEMLRMSGEDKFGNSVFKSIGGFPDEDVESLSKKALKRSLKNDNIVNFTLSFDKYELKLGDDDLIHSTIAGQGRDVYSAGKIQIKKGNLLVYPHSGHYKADATAIKMTDPMWRMLKEQKGLKFRKIKYMDSQIY; the protein is encoded by the coding sequence GGGCAAGGCCCCTGCAGTTTTACTGTGACGGATAAGGAAGGTAATGTTTATGAATATGGCAATACTGATGATTCACAAGTTTTCGCATGTGGATCCCTTTTTTCAAGTGGAAATAAAGCAGGTTCCATCAACAGTTGGTTTATTAATAAGCAAACTGATTTAAACGGCAATCAAATTCAATTCAGCTATACAGAAAATCCACAAACCGTTTCTGGAACTCCGATCACTAATACTGCGAATAAAGGTGTGTCATATCCGGATATAATATCGTATACAATTAATGAAAAGGCCAATTTGCCTGCGCAGCGATTAGTCTGTTTTTATTATGAACCCAGACCAGATACAGCAGTTCACTATTTGGGTGGCGGGCTCATGCAAACCATGGCTCGATTATCAAAGATCAGGACATTTATCATTGATGAAAAGAATGACACCACCCTTATCACTGAATATCAAATTGTTTATCAAACTAATACGCCTTTAAATATCAGCAGGGTAGCCCAAATCAAAGAAGTCGGAGCGAATGGAGTCGTATATGCAGCAGATGCATATGATTGGACGAATGGGCTACAGCAAATGATCAAACAGTCATTTTCTTATCCCGGGTCATATACTGAAACAGGATTTGAAGGTGATTTTAATGCAGATGGCAGAACAGATTTATTGATTAATAACAATGGTAAAATTTCATCCATCTATTTGGCGTCGGAAGGAGGATTTCATAATTCTCCATTAGATACAACTATCATTTTAAGTAATTTTGAATTTATTGCCGATTTTAATGGAGATGGTCGAACTGATGTTTTTACAGGTTCAAGTGCAGCAGCCAATTTATTTCTATCAACAGGAACTTCATTTAACAGGATTAGTATTCAAACAGATAGTATTAAATGGCCAAGCACTTCCTGTAGCTCCTGCTTTTGGTCTGCGGATTTTAATGGGGATGGAAAAAGTGATTTGTTGAGCATTTCCGGTATTGAAGCTTATATCAGTTTCTCGAAAGGAAATGGATTTACTGCTTTTTACCCATTTCAATTTCCGGCATTAAACGTTGGTAAGAATTTAATATCCGATTTTAATGGAGATGGACTTGCAGATTTTTTAGCAGCTGGAGTTGATTCAATTTACTTGTCTAATTGGTCAATTGCAAAAGGCTTTTTACCTGGTATTTATGCAAATACGCATTTTGATAATAACAGTTCTTATTTTTTTTCCGATTTCAACGGAGATAATTTAGCTGATTTAGTGGGCCAAACCGGGCAAGTTTTTTCAATATATCTGTCGAATGGATATGGAATTCAATCCGGAGTTCCCATTAATACGGGGTCTATTAATATGGAAAACAGTTGGCTAGGTGATTATAATGCCGACGGTATGATGGATCTGCTAAGTGGTAGTGGATCTACATATGGGATATACTATTCCAATGGTTTTAATTTTTCGTTTTGGCCTTTGACGGGTTTTAATTTTGCGAATCAAAGCATTTGGGTAGGAGATTTTAATGGAGATGGTTTAACCGATGTGTTTAATGCGAATACCCAGTCATTATATCTAATTACAGATTCGTCGAAGACATATAAAAATTATAATCAGTTACCCAATATGATATGGCTTTTTAGCAATGGTGTTGGGGGTAATATAGAATTAAAATATCAACCCATTTCTAATGATACGATCTATACGAAATCTTTAATTTCTGAAACAGCAGAGGGTCTCACTTTTGGGAGAGGTATTTTTAATTCTTTCAATGCACTTAATCTCTCACCGGTTCAAGGATCTAATTATCCGATGCGATTTACCCAAAATGGTATGTACGTAGTAACAGCTTATGCACAAACAGATGGGCTTGGAAATAGATATCCTTACCAATACCACTATGAAGGTGCAAAAGTGGATATATTAGGTGTTGGTTGGCTGGGATTTAAGATCAATACAAGAATTGATAGCTCCGCACAAAATGTTTCAAAAACAAATAATCTACAACACTTCCCGTTTACTGGAAATCAGGAAAGCACACTTTTAACTGATTTAGAGGGTAATATTCTCCGAACATCAAGAAATTATTACAGCGATAGTATTTCTGCTGATTATTCAAATGGAAAAATTTACCATATTACTGTAGATAAGTCCAGAAAAAGCTATTTCGACAACAATACATATAAATATACGACGGGTTACAATTATCAGTATGACCCTTATGGGAATAAAACACTTACCACAGATTTGGGTGACACAGCTCAGTCTAAAAATGTTGTCAACACATTGGCGACTTATCTCAATGATACTGAAGACTGGCACATAGGATATCAATTGACAAATGTGAATGCTTCTGATCCAAAGGGAATGCATGTACTTAATGCGACAACGTATACTTACGATTCAATTACATTTAACCAAACATCATCTTCGCAATGGCTGAATACAAATAATATCTGGCTTACCCAGCAAACAGGGTTTGATCTTTGCGGCAATCAAAAGTACAATATCAATATTGCAGGAGATACAAGTTTTATCCAATATGATTCTTTTTACAACACATTTCCAATAAGTAGAATCTCGCCTCCAAATCAATGGGGAGAAAAGCTTGTGGTAAAAACATTTTACAATCCTGCTTTTGGCAAGGTGAGTCAGGCCATTGATGCTAACAGTAATATTTTTCAAATTCAATTGGATGCCTTAGGCAGAGATAGTTTGATTTTGGGACCCGACACCAGTGGAGTTATGACAATCCTTGCTAAACTTTTATACGTGCCCGACTCAATTGGTTATCAGGTTCAAAAAGCTGAACGAAATGATTGGGCAGGGCAATCATGGAATGTTAGTTCTCAATATTATGATGGAATGTTGCGCAATTACCTCAATACACAAAGTGATCAAAACGGGGAAACAATTCTTCAACAAACAACGTACAATGGTCATGGTAAAATTATCAGACAATCTACTCCATATCTGAAAACTAATTTAGCTCTCTATAGTTACAGGACATATGATCCTAATGGCAGGATCAGTAGCCTGACGTATCCTAAATCGAATACAGAAAGCGTGACTTCAAAATGGGCTTACAACGGGAAGCAAGTTACTTACTTTGATGCGGTTGGAAGCCAGGATTCGTCTTCATCAATTTATTATTTCGACTATTTTAATTCGTCAAAGCGAATCGTTCGGCACAATAATCAATCAAGACAAAATACTATATTTACCTATGACTTATTAGGTAATCAAATTTCCATCACTGATCCGGGAGGACTGACAACTGCACAGACCTATAATTCTCTCAGTAAACTCACTTCTACTCATAATCCGTCCAGTGGAAATGATTCACTTATCTATAATTATAATTTGCAGCAAATTATTTTAATAAAAAATAACCAAGATACGATTGTCAATACTTATGACAATTTGAATCGATTGTTATTACAATCAAAAGGCAAAGTTGTATTGTACCAGTTTGATTATGATTTGCCAGAATCCAAAAACGGAAAAAGTAAATTGTGTTCTGTGTTTGCACCACAAGAAAGAATCACTTATTCCTATCAATATAATTCTTACAATCAAAACATAAAAAGTACCTTAAAGCTAAAAAATGTACTCTATTCTGAAGCATTCTTCTTCAACCCAAATCAAAGTACTTCGAATATCATATATCCTGATTCTTCAGTAATGTCTTATAGCTATTATCCTAATCAGCAACTTAAAGAAATTTCTATGGCTGATCATGCAAATGGTTTTAAATCTAAGCATTATTTAAACTACCTTCAGTATGATGCAGAAGGCAATCAACTTTCTATTCAATATGGCAATCAGGTTGTTAGAAACGCTGATTATTTGGCATATGGTAAATTAAACCAATATGACATAACGGATGCACAGGGCAAACAAATATTAAACCTCGATTATATTTGGAATGATGCAAATCAACTTGTTTCCATTCAAGATAGTATAAATTCTGATTTTTCGCAGCACTTCTCATATCAGCCAACTGGCAGGTTGGATACTGCAGTAGGCAAATATGGGAAAAATATTTTTACATACGATTTATCTGGCAATTTGTTGGGTAAAGATTCTATCCAGTTTGCTTACAAAAATTATCAGGTAACGAATGGCATCAAAAATGGGAAGCAAGTATTTACTGCAAAATATGATGTAAAAGGAAATTTGCAACAGCGCTCCAGGATACTAAAAGGAGATTCTTCTGCCCTATCATATGACTATGATGTTTTTAATAGGCTGATAAGGATTCGCCAAAAGAAAGACACATTGTTTATATTTCTTTATAATTACAATGGTCAACGTATCGGCAAAGTCGATGTGCAAAATAAAGAAACGACTCTTTATATTTCGCCTTATTACGAAATTAGCATGACACCGGATTCTACATATTATACAAAATATGTGGTCTCACCTACAAACATAGTGGCAGCAGTAACACAGGTTAAAAGCAAAAAATCGAATTTTAAAAACACAAGAACTACCTACTACCACCAGAATTTTGTAAACACTACTAGTCTTACAACAAATGAACAAGGAAGTTTGTCTACGCAAATTCACTATACTCCATTCGGTGAACAATATGCAATAACAGGAACTGGTAAAGTTAGATACACATTCGGTAGTAAGGAATTGGATAAAACTGGTCTGTATTATTTTAATGCCCGTTATTATGATCCTGTTACGACGCGTTTTATTTCTGCCGACGACAGACCGGGTGGGGGTATGACGCAAACAGATGCCTATAACTATTATGCTTATACACTTAATAACCCGATCAAATACTATGATCCCAGCGGACATGATGTGTTATCTGATTTTGCAATCCTTATGGTTATAGGTGTTGAAGTGGGCGCTGACATTTTAACAGATGGGGCATTAACTCCGGAAGAAGCAGTTTTGGATGAAGCTGCTTTAGATGCAAAAGGCGCTGAGGAAGTGGGTGGAGATTTTTTGAAAGCATTAAAAAAGAGCAAAGGGACTGTCGTAAGTGACGAACAACGGGTGAGTATTTATAAAGCAAAGAGAAGTGTTGTTTCTGAAGCCGACTCTGGAGACGACAATGCATTTATGCAACGCTATAGTCGTAAGCCATCTGGGGAGTGTGAAATGCTTCGAATGAGCGGTGAGGATAAATTCGGTAATTCTGTCTTTAAAAGTATTGGAGGATTTCCGGATGAGGATGTTGAATCACTTTCAAAGAAAGCATTAAAAAGGAGCTTAAAAAATGATAACATTGTGAATTTTACTTTATCGTTTGATAAATATGAATTGAAACTGGGTGATGATGATTTAATACACTCTACGATTGCTGGTCAAGGTCGCGATGTATATAGTGCAGGAAAAATACAAATCAAAAAAGGAAACTTACTGGTTTATCCTCATAGTGGGCATTATAAGGCGGATGCAACTGCAATAAAAATGACGGATCCCATGTGGAGGATGCTAAAAGAACAAAAGGGACTTAAGTTTAGGAAAATAAAATATATGGACAGTCAAATTTATTAA
- a CDS encoding ester cyclase, with the protein MKNIHLLPTLVYAITAIACTQQTPQTSAIIDNSAISKKAHLLFSENKFDSVAILVGDNIQVINYASGQTFNGKAEFRNFMTGFKTAFPDMIIKHTNVFEDNKGNVALEFEAIGTHTGPFIIPGDTLPATGKIVTLYVSETHRIENGKIVSIHNYQDSGSLLAQLGMLK; encoded by the coding sequence ATGAAAAACATACATTTACTTCCAACTTTGGTTTATGCAATTACAGCAATAGCTTGTACGCAACAGACTCCACAAACAAGCGCAATAATCGATAATTCAGCTATCAGCAAAAAAGCCCATTTGTTATTTAGTGAAAATAAGTTCGATAGTGTAGCCATTTTGGTAGGAGACAATATTCAAGTCATCAATTATGCCTCTGGACAAACATTTAACGGTAAGGCAGAATTTAGAAATTTTATGACGGGTTTCAAAACAGCATTTCCGGATATGATTATTAAGCACACAAATGTTTTTGAAGATAATAAGGGCAATGTAGCCCTAGAGTTTGAAGCGATTGGTACACATACCGGGCCATTCATAATACCAGGCGATACTTTACCTGCTACCGGCAAAATCGTCACATTATATGTGAGTGAAACACATCGGATAGAAAATGGAAAGATTGTAAGCATACATAATTACCAGGATTCCGGATCGCTATTGGCCCAATTGGGTATGTTGAAATAA
- a CDS encoding ester cyclase, with protein MNVSGTNTGSFMGIPHTGKKAMVEDMDIVELNDQGLCISHKSVNPNGILYAVGIMDKLDPSNMAAEAAALGIMAAADAGDTEKLVSYFAPDAKHYFNGIANSNDELKKRVTGFKSGFPDVKRSLTVVASGNGAVSVQGWLTGTNTGMFMGNPASGNKIKVSALGVYKFNDAGKVTEAWVELDAATMLAQLKGEQKMSTVKAKK; from the coding sequence ATGAATGTGTCAGGTACCAATACCGGAAGTTTTATGGGTATTCCTCATACCGGTAAAAAAGCGATGGTGGAAGATATGGATATTGTGGAATTGAATGATCAGGGACTTTGCATTTCTCATAAATCAGTGAATCCAAATGGAATTTTGTACGCTGTCGGAATCATGGATAAACTCGATCCTTCGAATATGGCCGCAGAAGCTGCTGCTCTTGGGATTATGGCTGCAGCAGATGCCGGTGATACCGAAAAGTTAGTATCCTATTTTGCACCGGACGCCAAACATTATTTCAATGGGATAGCGAACTCCAACGACGAGTTAAAAAAACGAGTGACAGGATTTAAATCAGGATTTCCAGATGTGAAACGCAGTTTAACAGTTGTTGCGTCCGGCAATGGTGCAGTTAGCGTACAAGGTTGGTTGACTGGAACAAATACAGGCATGTTCATGGGCAATCCTGCGAGTGGAAATAAAATTAAAGTTTCCGCATTAGGTGTGTATAAATTTAATGATGCTGGAAAAGTAACTGAGGCATGGGTAGAGCTCGATGCCGCTACAATGCTCGCTCAATTAAAAGGTGAACAAAAAATGAGCACGGTTAAAGCAAAAAAATAA
- a CDS encoding ester cyclase produces MKKTILLSAFVVLFASVTIISQEKRAEQIVTHYFNWLDAGDLDATASLLTEDFKATAAFAPVTFDKKSWRAVGENFNTAFPGMKHEISDWFADGNKVVVSGIFKATNTGPNMGNPATGNKVSLAFTTLFLLDGKGKIKMLDTKFDMKSFEGQLMAGINPHAKAEANIRKAYASLEKKDYKSFASVCTPEFMELGLSPEPIKGVWNAVEAYKSFLTAFPDTKFDIKEIIPAGKNKYYLHECVRYQYRKFYGYSSYR; encoded by the coding sequence ATGAAAAAGACAATTTTACTTTCGGCGTTTGTTGTACTCTTTGCAAGCGTCACAATAATCAGTCAGGAAAAAAGAGCCGAACAAATTGTTACCCATTATTTTAATTGGTTAGATGCAGGGGACCTGGATGCTACAGCTTCCTTACTAACAGAAGATTTTAAGGCGACTGCAGCCTTTGCTCCTGTAACTTTTGACAAAAAAAGCTGGCGAGCTGTGGGTGAAAATTTCAATACCGCATTTCCAGGTATGAAACACGAAATTTCAGATTGGTTTGCCGATGGAAACAAGGTCGTAGTGAGTGGTATATTTAAAGCCACCAACACAGGTCCAAACATGGGAAATCCAGCCACTGGCAATAAAGTTAGTCTTGCCTTCACTACCCTATTTCTTCTCGATGGAAAAGGCAAAATTAAAATGTTGGACACGAAATTCGACATGAAGTCATTTGAGGGACAGTTGATGGCAGGTATCAATCCACATGCAAAAGCGGAAGCCAATATTCGCAAGGCCTATGCTTCACTGGAAAAGAAAGATTATAAAAGTTTTGCCAGTGTGTGCACTCCGGAATTCATGGAACTCGGCTTGAGTCCCGAACCGATCAAAGGTGTATGGAATGCTGTTGAAGCTTACAAATCTTTTTTAACGGCATTTCCAGATACGAAGTTTGACATCAAAGAAATTATTCCTGCAGGCAAAAACAAATACTACCTCCATGAATGTGTCAGGTACCAATACCGGAAGTTTTATGGGTATTCCTCATACCGGTAA